The following is a genomic window from Nicotiana tabacum cultivar K326 chromosome 3, ASM71507v2, whole genome shotgun sequence.
CTAAACACAAGCTGCACTAGTCCAGATGCATAATTAGGTTACATGCACATAATTCAGATCATATATCTACAAGGAACAAGACGCAGTTTGAGACCACAGAGAGCCCATTACTCGTCTTTAGGGGTCATTCATCCTACCCAAAATCCCAATAATTGAGGTAGTCGGTAACTTCACATTATTATAAGTTATTTCATGTCACATTCCACTTGAATTTCACCATCTGCACAAACAAACGTTTTATCAGATTTCTCATAGGAAAATGGAGATTTTTTTTAAACACAAAACAAGGGGCCCAAGAGAAAGACCCTTACTCTTGAGATACACAGCTAAATTTGCCTGGGCATCAGCTTCAGTATTGCCTTCCTGATATGTTAAACAAGTAAAAGTGCAAAACCCTCAGTAAGGGGATGAAAGGATAGCTTTCAATGACTACAAGAAAGGAACGATTATGCGAAcagtgaataaataaataaattatgaacTCTCCATCGCAGGAAAAGAGAGCTCATATAGCTCATCAGCAAGAAGAGAGAAATTGTATATCacataaagtaaacatgacaTTCGAACACACTTCACTTGCACCTCTTATGGTCCCGGGATTGTAAAAGAACACACGCACACATTGCAATTTTATCACATAAATAACATGCAGACGTAAGATATAATAAGAACCTCGGCACATCAAAATTCTGATAGACCTGTTCAGTATAGAGCACGATCCGAATTAGCAAAAGGGGAAAGTTGGTCATACTCTTAATATATGGTTGATCTGGAATGATATAAACTGATCTTTAAGCTCTTTGACGATCTTGGATAGCTCAGCCATGTTCTGGTTCTTACATTTCCAGATTCCCTGAGTCTGTTCCATGACAAAATTTGTAAAGAACAAGAGATTGACCCATAAGTAGTTCCAGCAAAAAAAATGACACTAAATGTAATATAATAGCACTTTGAGCGCGCATATGATCTCATTGAAAGATCACGTAGCTTCAATTTTTAATATTTGTTGGGAAGAATCGCTTCACTTTCAAACTGGTTTAGATGTAGCTTAGAATGGTAGTGCGAAAGATCATATAGGTTGCAAGGGAAAGAATAGCTTCACTTTAAACTGGTTTAGGTGTATCCTAGGATGGTATTGGGTAAGGTACCATCAAGACGGCAAGCTTATACCGAACCAAAATTCCTATTGAACTAGGTAGCCTGAATATGTCTCAAATCCTATACTCCTAAACCAGTCACAGCAAAATCTCTCAGGTATTCtgcaaaataaatatataaaaccaATTTCCTTACTTAATTGTGAACCTACACTTTGTTCTCCAGCATTCACCTTGGGATGTTGAGAAGCAAGTTTTCCCAGGACAAGCGAGAAAGCAGAACTAATTGACTAATTTGCTAAAGCGGAAGTGGAAAATAAGCAAAAACCAAAACAGAAAAGCAGAAgtaagaaaatgagaaaagaagacCTGCATGCAGACAAGTTTTGAGTCGCCCTGAACTTTAATATGTTTGAAACCTTTCTCAATAGCATATTTTAGCCCTAAGATTAGGCCTCTGTATTCAGCAACATTGTTAGTTGCAACACCCACACCTTCACGCAACCGGAAAACCTACAGAAAAGGAATTACAAGTCGAAAACCTATAAATTTATGGTGACAAACCACATCTTCTAAACGGATAGGGAGCATACCATACTTCCATCACCAGCATGTAGAACAGCCCCGGCACCAGCTAGTCCAGGATTCCCCTTTGAAGCCCCATCAAACTCAAGAGTGCAAGAACACTGCATATAGGGGAGCTGAAGGTATCAATTTATAAGATGTTCCTCCAAGCTAGAAGCAAAGATCACATTAAGATAGTAGCACTTAAAAGAAAACAGTACGTTCACCATATTACAAGCGAGTCACAGACCaccctttttgcaaaaatgaaATAAGACCAATGTGGCTAATCAATGTCTTTTTCATGTCATGGAAGACATGATATCATGACTAGGAACTGAAGTGCAAACAGAATTAATACACTAAACTATGGCAGAAAAGTCAAAATATAAGTCCAAACAGAATCTTCTTTTTTTTAAGCACATAAGTCCAAAATCTTGTATGTTTTTTTAAATCAAGTGACGTATAATCTTgtatgttccttataatgttACTTATAAGGGATAAGTAATCTTGAATGTTATTTCAATGGAGAAATTCTCTTTTAAATCAAGTGACGTATAATCTTGTATGTTCCTTATAATGGATAAGTAATCTTGAATGTTATTTCAATGGAGAAATTCTCGCACTTGCATTCTTTTTGGCCCCTAATGGAAGTGCTCCACGTGAAACAGGTTAGTATGCTCCAAATACATTTGTATTGTAAAATAGACTTATCACACAAAAGTAAACTTTGCCACAAATCCTCAAACTTTGGACATTTACTGAACGTACTCCTGGAAAGCTGCATTTTGTCCTCACAATTTGATTTAAGAGTCACTTGGCCCCCTTGGTTCGGCATTGCCGAATGAGGACTTTTCAACATATACAATAGACTAAAACAATTTTCTCTTATCTCAATACATATTGACTTTTAAGCCTCTTTTTTCCATAAGCTCAAATAAGCATCACTTTCCTAGCTATTGCTTGTTCATCAGCACCATAATGTAAAAAAAATAGGAGCAAGTCCTTACCAAGGCTAACAGCACCCACCTACCCACCCCCTTCAGAATATCAACAAACAGGTAAAGCAGATAATAACAAGTATTTGTGCATAttgattcaaaaaaatatttaaagaaacTTACACAATATGATGAAATTGGGGGAACTTCAAGGAAATTGTCTAATTTGGCATGTTTTTGCTGACCAGCAGCTGAAAACGAAGGAGATGCCACCACCTCCGTCTGAATGAAGGAAATAATCATGTGAATATCAAAGGCTCCACAGATCACATTTTCATAATAGCAAAACTTTTTCACTATACTGACTCTATCTGATCAATGAAAGAATAATATGGATTGACCCGTTGACCATTAAGAGATTACCTGCATCCTCTTCTCCTGAAAATTCTTCCCAATAATTTTATCTTTGGAAGAGCCAGGTTGCTgcaaaaacataaaaagaaaaaaaattaccaTGCATGAAATGGTCCTTGATGTAAACCTGAAACtacaaaaaaatgtcaaaaaaatcAAGGCACAAAATGTAGGTTATCTATAGACTGCTGAATTTGACAGAGGAAAAGGAGACAGGCATTTCACTAATTGATTGCCAAAACATCTGAACCTTTCAAGTTTAGTCTAACTGCAAAATGTAAAAGCAGTATTATGCGCATTCCGCAATACCAGTCAGTGGCCGAAAGACACAAAATGGGGGAAGTAGTTGACATGACGGCAATTGAGCGAGTACTAACAAATCCACCAAGTGATTATACCTATCATTGGCATCAAATTCAGACCCCAAGAATCCCATACTCAAAACTAATAGCAAAAGCTTCTATGACCTTAAGGTTAACAAAGTACAGTTCTGCATCTGACACAAACCAGAATGCCCCCACCCGACCCCCAAAAAATTACCAGAATTGGTCTTGAAGCAATATAACATATGGCAGTAGCATTATCACCAAGAAGATGTAAATCAGAAAATAGGCAACTGTGACATTTTCCCTTTGAAATGCTTCCATGTGCCACATAATTGGATAACACTTTAGAAAAGAATCCTCTTCAATTTATTCACGTACAGCTTTTCCATAGTATCACCTCGGTTTGCTCTCTCATCAAACGCCGCAATGAAACATATTTCTTCCCAGTTCTTCACCTTTCAATTTTTTACCTATACATATAAATCTGATTCAATATTCACTTCCTTTCTCATGCATCTTAACCTAAAGTTCTCCTGTGGTAAAAGTTTATTCAATCACATCATTTTTATTTGTCACCTCTTCGATAATCACCTCAAATAAACCATTGCCAGCATATATTAGTtactatttaatattttaatacctgaatatttttgttaaaa
Proteins encoded in this region:
- the LOC107794286 gene encoding uncharacterized protein LOC107794286 isoform X2, with translation MGDEKDAFYVVRKGDVIGVYKNLSDLQALLRTSVGEPAMSVFKGYRLAKESEEYLASHGLKNAMYSMDFSDVRDDLFGILIPCPFRQPGSSKDKIIGKNFQEKRMQTEVVASPSFSAAGQQKHAKLDNFLEVPPISSYCCSCTLEFDGASKGNPGLAGAGAVLHAGDGSMVFRLREGVGVATNNVAEYRGLILGLKYAIEKGFKHIKVQGDSKLVCMQTQGIWKCKNQNMAELSKIVKELKDQFISFQINHILREGNTEADAQANLAVYLKNGEIQVECDMK
- the LOC107794286 gene encoding uncharacterized protein LOC107794286 isoform X1; this translates as MGDEKDAFYVVRKGDVIGVYKNLSDLQALLRTSVGEPAMSVFKGYRLAKESEEYLASHGLKNAMYSMDFSDVRDDLFGILIPCPFRQPGSSKDKIIGKNFQEKRMQTEVVASPSFSAAGQQKHAKLDNFLEVPPISSYCLPYMQCSCTLEFDGASKGNPGLAGAGAVLHAGDGSMVFRLREGVGVATNNVAEYRGLILGLKYAIEKGFKHIKVQGDSKLVCMQTQGIWKCKNQNMAELSKIVKELKDQFISFQINHILREGNTEADAQANLAVYLKNGEIQVECDMK